Proteins from one Loktanella sp. M215 genomic window:
- a CDS encoding glucokinase — MTLPPANSYNLVADIGGTNTRIALAEARSVLPDTVRRYQNADFPGLESVIRQFEADSGGLAPHAACVAVAGPVRDGRATMTNLDWVIDKETLARATKSETVAILNDLQAQGHALGFLDPANVLPILDGVAGGDHAAKLVIGVGTGFNAAPVFETEAGRLVTPSESGHANLPIRTEQELRLCQYVSNAHGFPAVEDVLSGRGLERVYAFLGQEANDPREERAHMIMAALADGRDPRAVEAARIFTRILGTVAGNLSLIQLPFGGVYLVGGVARAIAPYLSQFGFGDAFRDKGRFAGFMGNFSVSVIEDDYAALTGSAAHLTALAAAD, encoded by the coding sequence ATGACCCTGCCCCCCGCCAATTCCTACAATCTGGTCGCCGACATCGGCGGCACGAATACACGGATCGCCTTGGCAGAGGCCCGCAGCGTGCTGCCCGACACGGTCCGCCGCTATCAGAATGCCGACTTTCCCGGTCTTGAAAGCGTGATCCGCCAGTTCGAGGCGGATTCGGGCGGCCTTGCCCCTCACGCGGCCTGCGTGGCTGTGGCAGGCCCCGTGCGCGACGGGCGCGCTACGATGACGAACCTCGATTGGGTCATCGACAAGGAAACGCTGGCCCGCGCCACGAAGTCCGAAACCGTCGCCATCCTGAACGACCTGCAGGCACAGGGCCATGCGCTGGGATTTCTGGACCCCGCGAACGTGCTGCCCATCCTCGACGGGGTTGCTGGCGGGGACCATGCCGCCAAGCTAGTGATCGGCGTCGGCACCGGCTTCAACGCGGCGCCGGTCTTTGAAACCGAAGCCGGGCGCCTTGTCACCCCGTCGGAAAGCGGCCACGCCAACCTGCCGATCCGGACCGAGCAGGAATTGCGCCTGTGCCAGTATGTCTCGAACGCGCACGGCTTTCCGGCGGTCGAGGACGTTCTGTCGGGCCGCGGGCTGGAACGGGTCTATGCCTTCCTCGGGCAAGAGGCGAACGATCCGCGCGAGGAACGTGCCCATATGATCATGGCAGCCCTCGCCGACGGACGTGACCCCCGCGCGGTCGAGGCGGCGCGGATCTTTACCCGCATCCTCGGCACTGTCGCCGGCAACCTGTCTCTGATCCAGCTGCCTTTCGGCGGCGTCTACCTCGTGGGCGGCGTGGCCCGCGCCATCGCACCCTATCTGTCGCAATTCGGCTTCGGCGACGCCTTCCGCGACAAGGGCCGGTTCGCTGGTTTCATGGGGAACTTCAGCGTCTCGGTCATCGAAGACGACTACGCCGCGCTGACAGGTTCGGCGGCCCACCTGACCGCGCTCGCTGCAGCCGATTGA
- a CDS encoding GH1 family beta-glucosidase, producing the protein MKLTRNDFPQGFLFGAATAAYQIEGSSFGGCGPTHWDTFAKGPGNVIRAEDGAIACDHYHRMDADLDLLRDAGMDAYRFSTSWARVLPEGRGQVNQQGLDFYDRLVDGCLARGLKPFQTLYHWEMPSALADLGGWTNPDVADWMADYAEVITHRIGDRVHSIATINESWCVAYLSHFLGHHAPGLRDIRAAARAMHHVNKAHGRTMTRLRDLGMKNCGIVLNFEATEAATDSAADKAAAATQDATHNRWFIEAITKGTYPQEALTGFGPHLPRDWQDDMAEISQPIDFLGVNYYTRGLVAADPEATWPATRPVTGLLDKTQMGWEIYPEGLMRTLTRMSRDYVGDLPIFVTENGMAWPDTVGTDDAARIAFIDAHMGAMHDAIAAGTNLQGFFYWSLLDNYEWAFGYEKRFGLVHVDFETLDRTPKASYHALKSAIAPRKNAP; encoded by the coding sequence ATGAAACTGACCCGCAACGACTTTCCCCAAGGCTTTCTGTTCGGGGCCGCCACCGCGGCATACCAGATCGAGGGGTCGTCCTTCGGCGGATGCGGACCGACCCATTGGGACACCTTCGCCAAGGGTCCCGGCAACGTGATCCGCGCCGAGGACGGGGCCATCGCCTGCGATCACTACCACCGGATGGACGCGGACCTTGACCTGTTGCGGGATGCCGGCATGGACGCCTACCGCTTTTCCACCAGCTGGGCGCGTGTCCTGCCAGAGGGGCGCGGACAGGTGAACCAGCAGGGTCTGGATTTCTACGACCGCCTTGTCGATGGCTGCCTGGCCCGCGGGCTGAAGCCGTTCCAGACCCTCTATCATTGGGAAATGCCGTCGGCGCTGGCCGATCTGGGCGGCTGGACCAACCCGGATGTCGCCGACTGGATGGCTGATTATGCCGAGGTCATCACCCACCGCATCGGCGACCGCGTCCATTCCATCGCCACCATCAACGAAAGCTGGTGCGTCGCCTACCTGTCGCACTTTCTGGGCCATCACGCGCCCGGCCTGCGCGACATCCGCGCCGCCGCCCGCGCCATGCACCACGTCAACAAGGCGCACGGCCGCACGATGACCCGCCTGCGCGACCTTGGCATGAAAAACTGCGGCATCGTCCTGAACTTCGAGGCGACGGAAGCAGCGACCGACAGCGCAGCCGACAAGGCCGCTGCCGCAACGCAGGACGCCACCCACAACCGCTGGTTCATCGAGGCGATCACCAAAGGCACCTACCCGCAGGAGGCGCTGACAGGCTTTGGCCCCCACCTGCCCCGCGACTGGCAGGACGACATGGCCGAGATCAGCCAGCCGATCGACTTTCTGGGCGTCAATTACTACACGCGCGGCCTAGTTGCCGCCGACCCCGAGGCCACATGGCCCGCGACAAGGCCCGTCACCGGCCTGCTGGACAAGACGCAGATGGGCTGGGAAATCTACCCTGAGGGGCTGATGCGCACGCTGACCCGGATGTCGCGCGACTACGTCGGTGACCTGCCGATCTTCGTGACCGAAAACGGCATGGCCTGGCCCGATACGGTCGGCACCGACGACGCCGCGCGCATCGCCTTCATCGACGCCCACATGGGCGCCATGCATGATGCCATCGCGGCTGGCACCAACCTGCAGGGCTTCTTTTACTGGTCGCTGCTGGACAATTACGAATGGGCCTTTGGCTATGAAAAGCGGTTCGGCCTCGTCCACGTCGATTTCGAGACGCTGGACCGAACGCCGAAAGCCTCCTATCACGCTTTGAAGTCCGCCATTGCCCCGCGAAAGAACGCCCCATGA
- a CDS encoding alpha-amylase family glycosyl hydrolase, which translates to MTAAKLDNVANPYWWRGAVIYQIYPRSYQDSNGDGIGDLLGIVSRIPYIASLGVDAIWISPFFTSPMKDFGYDVSDYCDVDPMFGSLADFDAVVDTAHRFGIRVMIDLVLSHTSDQHPWFKESVQDRTNPKNDWYVWADPKPDGTPPNNWLSIFGGSGWQWSPRREQYYQHNFLTSQPDLNFHNMEVHDALLDVATFWLHRGVDGFRLDTINFYTCDKELRDNPGLPKEQRNANIAPAVNPYNHQEHIYDKNRPENLDFLRKLRAVMQPYGAAAVGEVGDAQRGLEIMGEYTRGDDLMQMCYAFEFLSDTQPTAARIVEVMQDVDRVAADGWACWAFSNHDVVRHASRWNLSTGAQRMFITLIMALRGSVCIYQGEELGLPEAELRFEDLQDPYGIEFWPEFKGRDGCRTPMVWDAEAQNAGFSSAPRTWLPISGAHRDLAVSVQEADPSAVLHHYRKAVAFRHNHAALRTGSHDGLKSDGDVIYFTRETAAEKLFCVFNVSDSPSSFRMPDGDWRSIGQELGSATINEDGWLHLGPWQACFALDRTRKG; encoded by the coding sequence ATGACCGCAGCCAAGCTCGATAACGTCGCCAACCCGTATTGGTGGCGCGGGGCCGTCATCTATCAGATCTATCCGCGCAGCTATCAGGACAGCAACGGCGACGGGATTGGCGACCTGTTGGGGATCGTCAGCCGCATCCCCTATATCGCCTCGTTGGGCGTGGACGCGATCTGGATCTCGCCGTTCTTTACCTCTCCGATGAAGGATTTCGGCTATGATGTCAGCGATTACTGCGACGTCGATCCGATGTTCGGGTCGCTGGCGGATTTCGACGCGGTGGTGGACACGGCGCACCGCTTTGGCATCCGCGTGATGATCGACCTGGTGCTGAGCCATACCAGCGACCAGCACCCGTGGTTCAAGGAGAGCGTGCAGGACCGCACCAATCCCAAGAATGACTGGTACGTCTGGGCCGACCCCAAGCCCGATGGCACACCACCGAACAACTGGCTGTCGATCTTCGGCGGCAGCGGCTGGCAGTGGTCGCCCCGGCGCGAGCAATATTATCAGCACAATTTCCTGACGAGCCAGCCCGACCTGAACTTCCACAACATGGAGGTGCATGACGCACTTCTGGACGTGGCGACCTTCTGGCTGCACCGGGGTGTCGACGGGTTCCGCCTCGATACCATCAACTTCTACACTTGCGACAAGGAGCTGCGCGACAACCCGGGCCTGCCCAAAGAACAGCGCAACGCCAATATCGCGCCGGCGGTGAATCCCTATAATCACCAGGAACATATCTACGACAAGAACCGCCCGGAAAACCTTGATTTCCTGCGCAAACTGCGCGCCGTCATGCAACCCTACGGCGCTGCCGCCGTGGGCGAGGTCGGTGATGCGCAACGGGGATTGGAGATCATGGGCGAATACACCCGCGGCGACGATCTGATGCAGATGTGCTATGCCTTCGAATTCCTGTCCGACACCCAGCCCACCGCCGCCCGCATCGTCGAGGTCATGCAGGACGTCGACCGGGTGGCCGCCGACGGCTGGGCCTGCTGGGCGTTTTCCAACCACGACGTGGTGCGCCATGCCAGCCGCTGGAACCTGTCCACCGGTGCGCAGCGGATGTTCATCACCCTGATCATGGCCCTGCGCGGATCGGTCTGCATCTATCAGGGCGAGGAGCTAGGTCTTCCCGAGGCAGAGCTGCGCTTCGAGGATCTGCAGGATCCCTACGGCATCGAGTTCTGGCCCGAGTTTAAGGGCCGCGACGGCTGCAGGACCCCGATGGTCTGGGACGCCGAGGCGCAGAACGCCGGGTTCTCCTCTGCGCCCCGCACGTGGCTGCCGATCAGTGGCGCGCATCGCGATCTGGCGGTGTCGGTGCAGGAAGCAGACCCGAGTGCCGTGCTGCATCACTATCGCAAGGCCGTCGCCTTCCGCCACAACCACGCGGCGCTGCGCACCGGCAGCCACGACGGGCTGAAGTCGGACGGCGACGTGATCTATTTCACCCGCGAAACGGCGGCTGAAAAACTCTTTTGCGTGTTCAACGTCTCTGACAGTCCCAGCAGCTTTCGCATGCCCGACGGGGACTGGCGGTCGATCGGTCAGGAACTGGGCAGTGCCACGATCAACGAGGACGGCTGGCTGCATCTGGGGCCGTGGCAGGCGTGCTTTGCCCTCGACCGCACACGGAAGGGATAA
- a CDS encoding HpcH/HpaI aldolase family protein: MDLPENTLKTRLQSGEVLTGLWLSSASSLLAELAGQSGFDWCLIDGEHSPQSLPDMLPLLQALAATPTAAVIRIPAAEDWMVKQALDLGAQAVLVPLVHDAATATRMARAVRYPPDGTRGMGAAMARASRFGAVTSYAHQANANACLIVQAESRSALDNIDAIAAVDGVDGVFVGPADLSADMGYVGQLEHPDVDKAIDHIITRTQAAGKFAGVLTFNPERIARYRKMGVEFLGVGGDVAVLAKALRALAQQAKG; the protein is encoded by the coding sequence ATGGATCTGCCTGAAAACACGCTCAAGACACGGCTGCAGTCGGGCGAGGTGCTGACCGGCCTGTGGCTGTCGAGCGCGTCATCGCTGCTGGCGGAACTGGCCGGGCAATCAGGCTTCGACTGGTGCCTGATCGACGGCGAGCATAGCCCGCAAAGCCTGCCGGACATGTTGCCACTGCTGCAGGCGCTGGCGGCGACGCCGACAGCGGCCGTCATCCGCATCCCCGCGGCAGAGGACTGGATGGTCAAGCAGGCGCTGGACCTTGGTGCGCAGGCCGTGCTGGTGCCGTTGGTCCACGACGCGGCGACGGCCACGCGTATGGCGCGGGCAGTGCGCTATCCCCCAGACGGCACCCGCGGGATGGGGGCGGCGATGGCGCGGGCGTCGCGCTTTGGTGCGGTCACGTCCTACGCGCATCAGGCCAACGCCAATGCGTGCCTGATCGTGCAGGCCGAAAGCCGGTCCGCGCTGGACAATATCGACGCGATCGCCGCGGTGGATGGCGTGGACGGTGTCTTTGTCGGTCCGGCTGACCTGTCTGCCGATATGGGCTACGTCGGCCAGCTGGAGCATCCGGATGTCGACAAGGCCATCGACCACATCATCACGCGCACGCAGGCAGCGGGGAAATTCGCCGGTGTGCTGACATTCAATCCCGAACGGATTGCCAGATATCGCAAGATGGGCGTGGAGTTTCTGGGCGTCGGTGGCGACGTGGCCGTCCTGGCAAAAGCCCTGAGGGCCCTGGCACAGCAGGCCAAAGGCTAA
- a CDS encoding methyltetrahydrofolate cobalamin methyltransferase — protein MTRTIVESKTKTAIIGFDQPFCVIGERINPTGRKILAAELEQGDFSRVEADAIAQVAAGATMLDINSGAVFTNKMAEDPRYADNNFVEPMLMPELIRRVQAIVDVPLCIDSSVPGALEAGLAACEGRPLLNSVTGEEERLELVLPLVKKYNVPVVAISNDDTGISEDPEVRFAVAKKIVERAADYGIPAHDIVVDPLVMPIGAMGTAGLQVFKLVRRLRDELGVNTTCGASNISFGLPNRHGINNAFLPMAMATGMTSAIMNPVALPVTAAKIEAKKAELAAAGIVIPDDIDMELFCQLTGLGSTKSRAGSEMEAIRAANFLTDNDPSGGEWIRFNRAVVAPGEGRARTGRRKRN, from the coding sequence ATGACCAGAACGATCGTCGAATCCAAGACCAAGACCGCCATCATCGGCTTTGACCAGCCCTTCTGCGTGATCGGGGAACGGATCAACCCCACCGGGCGCAAGATCCTCGCGGCCGAACTGGAACAGGGCGATTTTTCCCGGGTCGAGGCGGACGCCATCGCACAGGTCGCGGCGGGCGCCACGATGCTGGACATCAACTCCGGCGCCGTCTTCACCAACAAGATGGCCGAAGATCCCCGCTATGCCGACAACAACTTTGTCGAGCCGATGCTGATGCCGGAACTGATCCGCCGCGTGCAGGCCATCGTCGACGTGCCGCTGTGCATCGACAGCTCCGTCCCCGGTGCGTTGGAAGCTGGGCTTGCCGCCTGCGAAGGCCGCCCGCTGCTGAACTCGGTCACGGGCGAGGAAGAGCGGCTGGAACTGGTCCTGCCGCTGGTCAAGAAATACAACGTCCCGGTCGTGGCGATTTCCAATGACGACACGGGGATTTCCGAAGACCCGGAGGTGCGGTTCGCCGTGGCCAAGAAGATCGTCGAGCGCGCTGCCGACTACGGCATCCCGGCGCATGACATCGTCGTCGACCCGCTGGTCATGCCGATCGGCGCGATGGGCACGGCCGGCTTGCAGGTCTTCAAACTGGTGCGCCGCCTGCGCGACGAGCTTGGCGTGAACACGACCTGCGGTGCGTCCAACATCAGCTTTGGCCTGCCGAACCGTCACGGCATCAACAATGCCTTCCTGCCGATGGCGATGGCGACGGGCATGACATCCGCGATCATGAACCCGGTGGCCCTGCCCGTCACGGCGGCCAAGATCGAGGCCAAGAAGGCCGAACTGGCAGCCGCCGGGATCGTGATCCCCGATGACATCGACATGGAGCTGTTCTGCCAATTGACGGGCCTCGGGTCGACCAAGTCACGCGCAGGCTCCGAGATGGAGGCGATCCGCGCCGCCAACTTCCTGACCGACAACGATCCGTCGGGCGGCGAATGGATCAGGTTCAACCGCGCCGTCGTCGCCCCCGGCGAAGGCCGCGCCCGCACCGGGCGCCGCAAGCGGAACTAG
- a CDS encoding methylenetetrahydrofolate reductase yields MSLLPFLKKKAPPAPTADAQVAAFLKDYSIEVMPRTAEKIEDFQSLLPAGTRVYIAHIDGTPIADMVATARRLARDGYAVMPHFPARIIKDRATLDDWIARYRGEAGVEQALLLAGGLTLPHGDFENSMQLLESGAFADFKRLHVAGHPEGNRDIDPDGSDTNVSDALRWKQRFSDTTDAQMALATQFCFEAEPIIAWADALRDAGITLPIHIGIAGPAKLQTMIKFAMACGVGPSLRVLQRRAMDVTKLLLPYEPDEVITALAAHKAANPDFTVASVHFFPLGGIKTNAKWAMDHGGDNARPANPQKDPA; encoded by the coding sequence GTGTCGCTTTTGCCGTTCCTGAAAAAGAAGGCGCCCCCTGCCCCGACGGCGGACGCGCAGGTCGCGGCCTTCCTGAAGGACTACTCGATCGAGGTGATGCCGCGCACCGCCGAGAAGATCGAGGATTTCCAGTCCCTGCTGCCAGCGGGCACCCGCGTCTATATTGCGCATATCGACGGCACCCCGATCGCGGACATGGTTGCCACGGCGCGACGTCTTGCGCGCGACGGCTACGCCGTGATGCCGCATTTCCCGGCCCGCATCATCAAGGACCGCGCCACCCTTGACGACTGGATCGCCCGTTACCGCGGCGAGGCGGGGGTCGAACAGGCGCTGTTGCTGGCGGGCGGTCTGACCCTGCCGCACGGCGATTTCGAAAACTCCATGCAGCTGCTTGAATCCGGTGCCTTTGCCGATTTCAAGCGCCTGCACGTCGCAGGCCACCCCGAGGGCAATCGCGACATCGACCCGGACGGGTCGGACACTAACGTCAGCGACGCCCTGCGCTGGAAACAGCGGTTCAGCGACACGACGGACGCGCAGATGGCGCTGGCGACGCAGTTCTGCTTCGAGGCAGAGCCGATTATCGCCTGGGCCGACGCCTTGCGCGACGCCGGCATCACCCTGCCGATCCACATTGGCATCGCAGGGCCTGCCAAGCTGCAGACGATGATCAAGTTCGCCATGGCCTGCGGTGTCGGGCCATCCCTGCGCGTGCTGCAACGCCGCGCGATGGACGTGACCAAACTGCTGTTGCCGTACGAGCCGGACGAGGTCATCACGGCGCTGGCCGCCCACAAGGCCGCCAACCCCGATTTCACCGTCGCATCCGTGCATTTCTTCCCGCTGGGCGGGATCAAGACCAACGCAAAGTGGGCGATGGACCACGGCGGCGACAACGCCCGCCCGGCCAACCCGCAGAAGGACCCCGCATGA
- a CDS encoding virulence factor: MPDVTIIYWRDMPAQVMVGRGRKAAKIQLPERFEQAIDRAAMKSGAAGTDEYLAGMRRGEPYTLDGDDAFVASNEAARLDRDYTADRLRQLIENDGWS, from the coding sequence ATGCCGGACGTCACCATCATCTACTGGCGCGACATGCCGGCCCAAGTCATGGTCGGGCGCGGTCGCAAAGCAGCAAAGATTCAGCTGCCCGAACGGTTCGAACAGGCCATCGACCGCGCCGCAATGAAATCGGGGGCCGCCGGCACCGACGAATACCTCGCCGGCATGCGGCGCGGCGAGCCCTATACCTTGGACGGCGACGATGCCTTTGTCGCCAGCAACGAGGCCGCCCGTCTGGACCGCGACTATACCGCGGACCGCCTGCGGCAGCTGATCGAAAACGACGGCTGGTCGTGA
- a CDS encoding Ppx/GppA phosphatase family protein encodes MAPKRPFGAGAFPIAVDSPAPQTPDPETLYAALDLGTNSCRMLIAQPKGSQFHVVDSFSKSVQLGQGLESSGKLSRASMNRTIAAMRICKQKLERHKVTHMRLVATEACRRARNGANFVAQVRRETGLKLEIIKPEEEARLAVISCAPLVSTKTEQLLVVDIGGGSTELVWIDLSHVPARERPRAIMRLHAGFTADPGPFAAAKVVDWISVPLGVATLRDQFVDVEDDAARFALMSWFFEENLANFSPYTSEQTRENFQIIGTSGTVTTVAASHLGLKRYDRTKVDGLRMTSDQIDTVIRNYLTLGPLGRRSDPRIGRDRQALIMSGAAILQALMRLWPTDRLSVADRGLREGLLYAQMSADGVLEDAPY; translated from the coding sequence ATGGCGCCCAAGCGTCCCTTTGGTGCGGGCGCGTTCCCGATAGCGGTCGATTCCCCCGCGCCACAGACCCCCGATCCGGAGACGCTTTATGCGGCGCTTGATCTGGGAACGAATTCTTGCCGCATGCTGATTGCCCAACCAAAGGGCAGCCAGTTTCATGTGGTCGACAGCTTCTCCAAATCCGTCCAGCTGGGACAGGGTTTGGAGAGTAGCGGAAAGCTGTCCCGCGCGTCCATGAACCGGACGATCGCGGCGATGCGGATCTGCAAGCAAAAGCTGGAGCGTCACAAGGTGACGCATATGCGTCTGGTCGCGACAGAGGCGTGCCGCCGTGCGCGCAACGGCGCGAACTTCGTGGCACAGGTGCGCCGCGAGACGGGGCTGAAGCTTGAGATCATCAAGCCTGAGGAAGAGGCGCGGCTGGCCGTGATTTCCTGCGCGCCGCTGGTCAGCACCAAGACCGAACAGCTGCTGGTGGTGGACATCGGTGGCGGCTCGACCGAACTGGTCTGGATCGACCTCAGCCACGTCCCCGCCCGCGAGCGGCCCCGTGCGATCATGCGGCTGCACGCGGGATTTACCGCCGATCCCGGTCCCTTTGCGGCGGCCAAGGTCGTCGACTGGATTTCCGTACCCCTGGGCGTGGCGACGCTGCGTGACCAGTTTGTGGATGTCGAGGATGACGCCGCCCGCTTTGCCCTGATGAGCTGGTTCTTCGAGGAAAACCTCGCGAACTTCTCGCCCTATACGTCAGAGCAGACGCGCGAGAACTTTCAGATCATCGGCACCAGCGGCACGGTGACGACGGTGGCGGCCAGTCATCTGGGGTTGAAGCGCTATGACCGGACCAAGGTGGACGGTCTGCGCATGACCTCGGACCAGATCGACACGGTGATCCGCAACTACCTGACGCTTGGTCCCTTGGGGCGGCGCAGCGACCCACGGATCGGGCGCGACCGGCAGGCGCTGATCATGTCGGGTGCTGCGATCCTGCAGGCGCTGATGCGTCTTTGGCCGACGGATCGGCTGTCCGTGGCGGACCGCGGCCTGCGCGAGGGGTTGCTTTATGCGCAGATGTCGGCAGATGGAGTGCTGGAAGACGCGCCGTATTGA
- a CDS encoding RlmE family RNA methyltransferase translates to MVKKPTKNNSGRGQRDLTVKVKTARGRSLSSTRWLQRQLNDPYVKKAKAEGYRGRAAFKILEIDDKYRFLVPGARIVDLGCAPGGWCQVAVKRVNALSERPSKAQGRVLGIDLQEVEAIPGAEIYQLDFLSDDADKLVMEWLDGPADVVMSDMAASSSGHKQTDHLKIIALCEAAAEFAFDVLVEGGTFVAKVLAGGAEGNLQKLLKSRFEKVSNVKPPSSRADSSEKFVVATGFKGPLVQDDPEA, encoded by the coding sequence ATGGTGAAGAAACCGACCAAGAACAATTCCGGACGCGGCCAGCGCGATCTGACCGTCAAGGTGAAGACCGCCCGCGGTCGGTCGCTGTCCTCGACGCGGTGGCTGCAACGGCAGTTGAACGACCCTTACGTCAAGAAGGCCAAGGCCGAAGGTTACCGCGGTCGTGCCGCTTTCAAGATCCTTGAGATTGACGACAAGTACCGTTTCCTCGTGCCGGGTGCGCGGATCGTCGATCTGGGCTGTGCGCCGGGCGGCTGGTGTCAGGTGGCCGTCAAGCGCGTGAACGCGCTGAGCGAGCGGCCCTCGAAGGCGCAGGGCCGTGTGCTGGGGATTGATTTGCAGGAGGTGGAGGCGATCCCGGGGGCAGAGATCTACCAACTTGATTTCCTCTCGGACGATGCGGACAAGCTGGTAATGGAATGGCTCGACGGTCCCGCCGATGTCGTCATGTCCGACATGGCGGCGTCATCCTCGGGTCACAAGCAGACCGACCATTTGAAGATCATCGCGCTGTGCGAAGCGGCGGCGGAGTTCGCCTTCGATGTGCTGGTCGAGGGCGGCACCTTCGTCGCCAAGGTGCTGGCAGGCGGTGCAGAAGGCAATTTGCAGAAACTGCTGAAGTCCCGGTTCGAGAAGGTGTCCAACGTCAAACCGCCGTCGTCGCGGGCCGACAGTTCTGAAAAATTCGTGGTCGCCACCGGCTTCAAGGGGCCGCTGGTTCAGGACGACCCCGAAGCCTGA
- a CDS encoding sulfotransferase family protein, with product MLVFWKENLVFLAVPKTGTTAIEGALAPKAAMVLRDPPTIKHAPIYRYRRFFKPLFAQAGGQEPETMAVLRHPVDWLGSWYRYRGRPDLDGHANSTKDISFDDFVLEYIKGKPEPFANVGSQAKFVCDGDGQIAVDHLFRYEDQDRLIGFLEQRLNVTLDLPRLNVSPTRDTTLSPAVAAKLRDKRAAEFAVWDQASGSS from the coding sequence ATGCTCGTGTTCTGGAAGGAAAACCTCGTGTTTCTGGCGGTGCCCAAGACCGGCACCACGGCGATCGAGGGGGCCCTTGCGCCAAAAGCCGCTATGGTCCTGCGCGATCCGCCGACAATCAAGCATGCGCCGATTTACCGCTACCGCCGCTTTTTCAAACCGCTGTTCGCTCAGGCCGGTGGGCAGGAGCCTGAAACCATGGCCGTGCTGCGGCATCCGGTCGACTGGCTGGGAAGCTGGTACCGCTATCGTGGCAGACCCGATCTGGATGGCCATGCAAACAGCACGAAAGACATATCTTTTGACGACTTCGTGCTGGAATATATCAAGGGAAAACCTGAACCTTTCGCCAATGTCGGCAGTCAGGCCAAGTTTGTCTGCGACGGTGACGGGCAGATCGCCGTCGACCACCTGTTCCGTTACGAGGATCAGGACCGCCTGATCGGCTTTCTGGAACAGCGGCTGAACGTCACGCTCGACCTGCCTCGCCTGAACGTGTCCCCGACGCGGGACACGACACTCAGCCCCGCCGTCGCCGCTAAGCTGCGCGACAAGCGCGCGGCGGAATTTGCGGTCTGGGATCAGGCTTCGGGGTCGTCCTGA
- the recA gene encoding recombinase RecA: protein MATAELLNMTDKKTADKQKALESALAQIERQFGKGSIMTLGGQNQMRDIEATSTGSLGLDIALGIGGLPKGRIIEIYGPESSGKTTLTLHSIAEEQKKGGVCAFVDAEHAFDPSYAKKLGVNLDELLISQPDTGEQALEIVDTLVRSGAVNLVVIDSVAALTPKSEIEGDMGDSSVGVHARLMSQAMRKLTGSINRSGCMVIFINQIRMKIGVMFGSPETTTGGNALKFYASVRLDIRRIGSIKDRDEVVGNATRVKVVKNKVAPPFKQVEFDIMYGEGISKTGELLDLGVKAGVVEKSGSWFSYGDERIGQGRENSKQFLKDNPATALEIEDKIRAAHGLDFAMTEGGDTSDDDLVEM from the coding sequence ATGGCAACGGCAGAACTTCTGAACATGACTGACAAGAAAACCGCCGACAAGCAGAAGGCGCTGGAAAGCGCGCTCGCGCAGATCGAACGCCAGTTCGGCAAGGGGTCGATCATGACTCTTGGCGGGCAGAATCAGATGCGCGACATCGAGGCGACCAGCACCGGCTCGCTGGGTCTGGACATCGCGCTGGGCATTGGCGGCCTGCCCAAGGGACGTATCATCGAAATTTACGGTCCGGAATCATCCGGCAAGACGACCCTGACCCTGCATTCCATCGCGGAAGAGCAGAAAAAGGGCGGTGTCTGCGCCTTTGTTGACGCGGAACACGCCTTTGATCCCAGCTATGCCAAGAAACTGGGCGTGAATCTGGATGAATTGCTGATCTCTCAACCCGACACGGGCGAGCAGGCGCTGGAAATCGTCGATACGCTGGTGCGTTCTGGCGCCGTGAACCTCGTGGTCATCGACTCCGTCGCGGCGCTGACGCCGAAGTCCGAAATCGAAGGCGACATGGGCGACAGCAGCGTCGGCGTCCACGCCCGCCTGATGTCCCAGGCGATGCGCAAGCTGACCGGGTCGATCAACCGGTCCGGTTGCATGGTGATCTTCATCAACCAGATCCGCATGAAGATCGGCGTGATGTTCGGCTCGCCCGAAACGACGACGGGTGGCAACGCGCTGAAGTTCTATGCCTCGGTTCGCCTCGACATCCGCCGGATCGGATCGATCAAGGACCGTGACGAGGTCGTGGGCAACGCCACCCGCGTCAAGGTCGTCAAGAACAAGGTGGCGCCGCCGTTCAAGCAGGTCGAATTCGACATCATGTATGGCGAAGGCATTTCCAAGACCGGCGAGCTGCTGGATCTGGGCGTCAAGGCCGGTGTTGTCGAAAAGTCGGGGTCCTGGTTCAGCTATGGCGACGAGCGCATCGGTCAGGGCCGCGAGAACTCCAAGCAGTTCCTGAAGGACAATCCGGCCACGGCGCTGGAGATCGAGGACAAGATCCGTGCGGCCCACGGTCTGGACTTCGCCATGACCGAAGGCGGCGATACGTCCGACGACGATCTGGTCGAGATGTAA